From one Anopheles bellator chromosome 1, idAnoBellAS_SP24_06.2, whole genome shotgun sequence genomic stretch:
- the LOC131205612 gene encoding heparan-alpha-glucosaminide N-acetyltransferase — MIEYTEHYFRGLDLWSLAVDEAFFNVSFTAEPGTPRHGYYLYTLSEECEKCPFTRWKHVPTDGNYSVFKIDTSRRFGLRVHDRDVGSYSYDNDTYLCQLDSLKLGEFGVYDLRISPTGSYAFGLAKDPVNIYLPFLTIVLLILAIAGLVHLARYILRRFRAESVPAAQPSAAATTEGTDDASEDKGDSSAASQQSMPKKRLQSLDTFRGIAITLMIFVNSGGGQYWWIEHATWNGLHVADLVFPWFLFIMGVCVPISLRSQLVRNVPRRTIAVTILIRSVKLFAIGLCLNSINGPSFANLRLFGVLQRFGVAYLVVSLLYLWCHQEVVPSQHWFVRANVDIIRLLRQWLAVGLLMVVYLGVMLFASAPGCVRGYFGPGGKHLMNAYPNCTGGITGYIDRLLLGVAHLYQHPTARYVYDGQPFDPEGPFGCVPTILQVFLGVQCGATILSFTDHRQRLKRFGLWSMGLGLVGGALCGFSKNDGWLPVNKNLWSMSYVLVTASLAYFLLFACYYAIDTRRVWCGRPFLYAGMNAIVLYVGHTVFHKMLPWHWRIGSMNTHLILTLEALWNTAVWNLVALYLFKRKMFYNL; from the exons ATGATCGAATACACCGAGCACTACTTTCGAGGCCTGGACCTCTGGTCACTAGCGGTCGATGAGGCGTTTTTCAACGTTTCCTTCACGGCCGAGCCAGGAACGCCCAGACACGGGTACTATCTCTACACACTATCGGAGGAGTGCGAAAAG TGTCCCTTTACGAGATGGAAGCACGTTCCGACCGACGGCAATTATTCGGTGTTCAAAATCGACACGTCGCGCCGTTTTGGACTCCGAGTGCACGATCGTGATGTGGGAAGCTATTCGTACGACAACGA CACCTACTTGTGTCAATTGGACAGCCTGAAATTGGGCGAATTCGGCGTTTATGACTTGCGTATCAGCCCCACCGGCAGCTATGCGTTCGGGCTAGCCAAGGATCCGGTAAACATTTATCTAC CCTTCCTAACGATCGTGCTGCTCATCCTCGCTATCGCCGGTTTGGTGCATTTGGCACGCTACATTCTGCGGCGATTCAGAGCGGAAAGTGTCCCCGCGGCTCAACCAtccgcggccgccaccaccgagggcacGGACGATGCTTCGGAAGATAAGGGCGATTCGtcagcggccagccagcagtcCATGCCCAAAAAGCGCCTCCAAAGTTTGGATACGTTCCGGGGCATCGCCATTACTTTGATGATTTTCGTCaacagtggcggtggccagtacTGGTGGATCGAGCACGCCACATGGAACGGTCTGCACGTGGCCGATCTCGTGTTTCCCTGGTTTCTGTTTATTATGGGCGTTTGCGTACCGATTTCGCTGCGCAGCCAGCTCGTACGGAATGTTCCGCGACGCACGATCGCGGTCACTATTCTGATC CGCTCCGTTAAGCTTTTCGCAATTGGGCTTTGCCTGAACTCGATCAATGGTCCGAGTTTTGCCAACCTACGCCTCTTCGGTGTACTGCAACGGTTCGGAGTGGCGTACCTGGTCGTGTCGCTACTGTATCTTTGGTGTCATCAAGAGGTCGTTCCGTCGCAGCACTGGTTCGTTCGGGCCAACGTGGACATTATCCGTTTATTGCGTCAATGGCTCGCGGTGGGTTTACTGATGGTGGTTTATCTCGGTGTGATGCTATTCGCTTCCGCTCCCGGATGTGTCAG AGGATACTTCGGTCCCGGAGGGAAGCATCTCATGAACGCTTATCCCAACTGCACCGGTGGCATCACCGGGTATATCGATCGGCTTCTGCTGGGTGTAGCTCACCTCTACCAGCATCCAACGGCCCGTTACGTGTACGATGGTCAACCGTTCGACCCAGAAGGCCCCTTCGGATGTGTGCCGACGATTCTGCAAGTCTTCCTGGGCGTCCAGTGTGGTGCGACCATCCTTTCGttcaccgaccaccggcagcgCCTGAAACGGTTCGGCCTCTGGTCGATGGGCCTTGGATTGGTCGGCGGAGCGTTATGTGGTTTTTCCAAGAACGACGGGTGGCTGCCGGTGAACAAGAACCTCTGGTCAATGTCATACGTCCTGGTGACGGCTTCACTGGCTTACTTCCTGCTGTTCGCCTGCTACTACGCGATCGATACACGGCGCGTCTGGTGCGGACGCCCATTCCTATACGCCGGGATGAACGCCATCGTCCTGTACGTGGGACATACCGTGTTCCACAAGATGTTACCCTGGCACTGGCGCATCGGCTCGATGAATACCCATCTGATCCTCACGCTGGAAGCGCTCTGGAACACCGCCGTCTGGAATCTGGTCGCGCTGTACCTTTTCAAGCGAAAGATGTTCTACAATCTGTAA